GGTGCAGTACATCAACGCCCACGGCACCTCGACCCCGACCGGCGACCTGGCGGAAGCCGAAGCCATCAAGTCGGTGTTCGGCGAGCACGCCTACAACCTGGCGGTCAGCTCCACCAAGTCCATGACCGGCCACCTGTTGGGTGCGGCGGGCGCGGTCGAAGCGATCTTCAGCGTAATGGCCATCAAGGATCAGGTCGCTCCGCCGACCATCAACCTGGATGAGCCAGACGAAGGCTGCGACCTGAACTTCGTGCCTCACGAAGCACAGCCAATGCCGATCGACGTGGTGATCTCCAACTCGTTCGGTTTTGGCGGCACCAACGGTTCCCTGGTGTTCCGCCGGTTCGCCGAGTGATGCACAGCTGGGTCGACGGTCAGCCAGCGGACACGGTGCCCCTGAAAGATCGCGGCCTGGCGTATGGCGATGGGCTGTTCGAGACCATCGCCATCAAGGCCGGGCAGCCGGTGCTGCTCGACCGCCACCTGCAGCGTCTCGATGAGGGCTGCACGCGCCTCGCACTCAATGCGGATCACGCGTTGATCCGCATCGAAGTGCTGGCCTATGCCGCGGCCCTCGGCGACGGTGTTCTCAAATTGATCCTCACGCGTGGCGACAGCCTGCGCGGTTATGGCATCAACCCTGGCGCGCCGGTACGCCGTATCTTGCAGGGCAGTGCGCCCGCTACCTATCCCCAAGCCCATGGAACTGACGGTATCCGCCTGTTTCCGTGTGCTACCCGATTGTCCGAACAGCCTTTGCTGGCCGGCCTCAAACACCTCAACCGCCTGGAACAGGTGATCGCCCGCGCCGAGTGGCAAGATGCCGAGCATGCCGAAGGTTTGATGCGGGATATGTCTGGTCGCGTCATCGAAGGCGTATTCAGTAACCTGTTCCTAGTGCGCAATGGTTTGTTACTAACCGCTGATCTGAATCGTTGCGGGGTTGCCGGGGTCATGCGCGCCGAGGTTCTGGCACAGGCGCAAGCCCTGGGCATCCCGGTGGCCGTGGCCGATATCAGCCTGGAGCTGTTGCAGCAGGCCGACGAAGTCTTTGTGTGCAACAGCGTTTATGGCATTTGGCCGGTGCGTGGCTGCGCTGCGATGAGCTGGTCGGTTGGGCCGCTCACCCGTAAACTGCAGGGCATTGTTCGCGCGCTATTGGATATTTGAGTTGATACGAAAACTGGTTGTACTGCTGCTGATCGGTCTGGTCTCGGCGGCGTTGCTGTTGGGCGTTGGCGCCTGGAAACTCGATTCTGCCTTGAAGCAGCCTTTGAAGCTGACCCAGGAGCAATTGCTCGACGTACCGGCGGGGGCCACCCCCACCGGCACGTTCAATCGCCTGGAAGCCGACGGCGTGCTGGACGGTGCTTTCTGGCTGCGTCTGTACTGGCGTTTCAATCTCGACGGGCAGCCATTGCACAGTGGCGAATACCGCATGACCCCCGGCCTGACAGCTGAAGGTCTGATCGGCGTGTGGCAACGCGGTGAAGTGGTGCAATACAGCCTCACGCTGGTAGAGGGCTGGAACTTCCGCCAGGTGCGTTCGGCCCTGGCCAAGCACGAAAAGATCGTCCAGACCCTCGCTGGCCTGAGTGACAGCGAAGTGATGGACAAGCTCGGCCACCCTGGGGTGTTCCCTGAGGGCCGGTTCTTCCCGGATACCTACCGCTTCGTGCGTGGGATGACCGATGTCGAGTTCCTGAAAAAAGCCTACAACCGCCTGGATGATGTACTGGCCCAGGAGTGGAGCAAACGCGCCGCCGATGCGCCGTACACCGACCCTTATCAAGCGCTGATCATGGCCTCCTGGTGGAGAAGGAGACCGGTGTGCCTGAAGAGCGTGGGCAGATCGCCGGTGTCTTTGTACGTCGCATGAAGATCGGGATGCTGCTGCAGACCGACCCCACCGTGATCTACGGCCTGGGTGAGCGCTACAACGGCAAGTTGACCCGCGCCCACCTCAAGGAAGCCAACCCCTACAACACCTACATGATTGCCGGGCTGCCGCCGACGCCGATTGCGATGGTCGGCCGCGAGGCGATCCATGCGGCGCTCAACCCGGTGCCGGGCAGCAGCCTGTATTTCGTCGCCCGTGGCGATGGCAGCCATATTTTCTCGGATGACCTGGATGCGCATAATGCCGCCGTGCGTGAGTTCCAGCTCAAGCGTCGCGCCGATTACCGCTCCAGCCCGGCGCCGGCGGTGAAACCTGCGCAAGAGGCAGCACCGCCTGCCGATGCCCCGGCTGAAGCTCCGGTAGAAAAGCCGGCCGAGCCCGCGCCGGACGCCACCGCACCGCAAAGCCCGCAATGACTCTGACTAAGGACTGCCTGTGACTGGCT
The genomic region above belongs to Pseudomonas poae and contains:
- the pabC gene encoding aminodeoxychorismate lyase, coding for MHSWVDGQPADTVPLKDRGLAYGDGLFETIAIKAGQPVLLDRHLQRLDEGCTRLALNADHALIRIEVLAYAAALGDGVLKLILTRGDSLRGYGINPGAPVRRILQGSAPATYPQAHGTDGIRLFPCATRLSEQPLLAGLKHLNRLEQVIARAEWQDAEHAEGLMRDMSGRVIEGVFSNLFLVRNGLLLTADLNRCGVAGVMRAEVLAQAQALGIPVAVADISLELLQQADEVFVCNSVYGIWPVRGCAAMSWSVGPLTRKLQGIVRALLDI